One segment of Gemmatimonadota bacterium DNA contains the following:
- a CDS encoding NAD-dependent epimerase/dehydratase family protein, whose translation MKRALVCGAGGFIGSHLVHRLKEEGLWVRGVDLKLPEFSETSADDFVVGDLRDPDVCSKALDESCDEVYQLAADMGGAGFVFTGENDADIMHNSALINLNMLEAGRQANMKMIFYSSSACIYPERNQMDPDNPNCAEDSAYPAAPDSDYGWEKLFSERLFDAFGRNYGMQVRVARYHNIFGPEGTWQGGKEKVPAALCRKVAQAEDGGEIEVWGDGLQTRSFLYVDECIEGTLRLMRSDWTGPVNIGSDEMVTIKELADMIIAISGKQISLRHVPGPQGVRGRNSDNRLIEERLGWRPTASLRDGIEKTYRWIEQQVAHDVAA comes from the coding sequence ATGAAACGAGCTTTGGTGTGCGGTGCCGGAGGTTTTATCGGTAGCCACCTGGTCCACCGACTCAAAGAAGAGGGTCTTTGGGTGCGGGGAGTCGACCTCAAGCTTCCGGAGTTCTCCGAAACTTCAGCCGATGACTTCGTCGTCGGTGACCTCAGGGACCCCGATGTCTGCAGCAAGGCCTTGGATGAATCTTGTGACGAGGTGTACCAACTCGCCGCCGATATGGGAGGCGCAGGATTCGTCTTCACCGGTGAGAACGACGCGGACATCATGCATAATTCCGCGCTGATCAATCTCAACATGCTAGAAGCGGGTCGCCAAGCTAACATGAAGATGATCTTCTATTCGTCCTCGGCTTGCATCTATCCGGAGCGGAACCAAATGGACCCGGATAACCCAAACTGTGCCGAGGACTCGGCGTACCCGGCTGCTCCTGACAGCGACTATGGCTGGGAGAAGCTCTTTAGCGAGCGGCTCTTCGATGCATTCGGGCGAAACTACGGGATGCAGGTCCGGGTTGCTCGATATCACAATATCTTCGGGCCCGAAGGGACGTGGCAGGGAGGCAAGGAGAAAGTGCCCGCCGCCCTCTGCCGCAAGGTTGCCCAGGCGGAGGATGGTGGGGAAATCGAGGTCTGGGGGGACGGTCTCCAGACTCGGTCCTTCCTTTACGTCGACGAGTGCATTGAGGGTACCCTTCGACTCATGCGATCCGATTGGACGGGCCCCGTAAATATCGGGTCCGACGAAATGGTGACCATCAAGGAGTTGGCCGACATGATCATTGCGATCTCGGGCAAGCAGATCTCGCTTCGACATGTCCCCGGGCCACAAGGTGTTCGTGGGCGGAACTCTGACAACCGCCTGATCGAAGAGCGCCTCGGGTGGAGGCCGACCGCATCCTTACGAGACGGCATCGAAAAGACCTACCGATGGATCGAGCAACAAGTCGCGCACGATGTTGCTGCATGA
- a CDS encoding GDP-mannose 4,6-dehydratase — translation MTTALITGITGMVGSHLTDYLLDNSDWDLVGLARWRSPLDNIEHHLDRINRGDRIRLVYGDLRDYVSIQRAIETSRPDYVFHLAAQSYPQTSFTAPLDTLETNIQGTAHVLEAIRHSDFDPVVHVCASSEVFGRVPKELVPIGEETTFHPASPYAISKVGTDLLGRYYAEAYGMTVMTTRMFTHTGPRRGDVFAESTFAKQIAMIEADQIPPVVNVGNLDSLRTFADVRDAVRAYYLLVTHDPVGGEYYNIGGNYSCTVGEMLDTLISFSVRDDIEVAVDPERLRPIDADLQVPDTSKFREHTGWEPEIPFETTMRDLLDYWRVRVGKGQNFLTR, via the coding sequence ATGACGACCGCCCTCATCACCGGCATCACCGGCATGGTCGGTTCTCACCTCACCGACTACCTGCTCGACAACAGCGACTGGGACCTCGTTGGGCTCGCGCGTTGGCGCAGCCCTCTCGACAACATCGAGCACCACCTGGATCGCATAAACCGCGGCGATCGGATCCGGCTGGTATATGGCGACCTGCGCGACTACGTCTCGATCCAGCGAGCGATCGAGACTTCGAGGCCCGATTACGTCTTCCACCTGGCGGCGCAGAGCTATCCCCAGACGTCGTTCACCGCGCCGCTCGACACGCTCGAGACCAACATTCAGGGCACCGCACACGTGCTGGAGGCCATCCGGCACTCGGACTTCGATCCGGTTGTCCATGTGTGCGCGTCCTCCGAGGTCTTCGGCCGTGTCCCGAAGGAGCTCGTGCCGATCGGGGAGGAGACGACGTTTCATCCGGCGTCACCGTATGCGATATCCAAGGTGGGAACCGACCTGCTGGGGCGGTATTACGCGGAAGCGTATGGGATGACGGTGATGACGACGCGAATGTTCACGCACACGGGGCCGCGCCGTGGTGACGTCTTTGCCGAGTCCACATTCGCCAAGCAGATCGCGATGATCGAGGCGGACCAGATACCGCCCGTGGTCAACGTGGGCAACCTGGATTCACTACGGACATTCGCGGACGTGCGCGACGCGGTGCGCGCGTATTATCTGCTCGTGACGCATGACCCGGTCGGGGGGGAGTATTACAACATCGGAGGCAACTATTCTTGTACGGTCGGAGAGATGCTCGACACGCTGATCTCGTTCAGCGTCCGAGACGACATCGAGGTAGCGGTCGACCCGGAGCGGCTCCGTCCCATCGACGCAGACCTGCAGGTGCCGGACACGTCGAAGTTCAGGGAGCACACGGGCTGGGAGCCGGAGATCCCATTCGAGACGACCATGCGGGACCTGCTCGATTACTGGCGCGTGCGCGTCGGCAAGGGCCAGAACTTCCTGACGCGGTAA
- a CDS encoding kinase, with protein sequence MIITRVPFRVSFFGGGTDMPVWFERFGGAVLSTTIDKYCYVTARPLPPFFDHRVRLAYSRIELVSELDEIQHPLIRAALERFKRTDIEIHYDADLPAWSGLGTSSAFGVGLVGALGGLDGRLLSRKDLAIEAIRLERHVLKEPGGYQDQVAAAYGGFNHIEFDPTGDFVVHPIVLPPERLKALQRSLLLCYIPKARQSGQVSPARNYDPEGYDHLLRFIHDSVKSALRIISAGEMRDLGDLLHETWLRKREFPGTTNEMIDEAYNAARDAGATGGKILGAGAGGFMILVCPEEMQRAVRERLADLLFVPFSFERTGMQVIHYQPGTPQ encoded by the coding sequence ATGATCATCACGCGCGTCCCTTTCCGCGTCTCCTTCTTCGGAGGCGGCACCGACATGCCGGTCTGGTTCGAGCGCTTCGGTGGCGCCGTCCTGTCGACCACCATCGACAAGTATTGCTACGTGACAGCGCGGCCGTTGCCGCCGTTCTTCGATCACAGGGTGCGCCTGGCCTACTCCCGGATCGAGCTGGTCTCCGAGCTCGACGAGATCCAGCATCCTCTGATCCGCGCAGCGCTAGAGCGCTTCAAGCGGACCGATATCGAGATCCACTACGACGCCGACCTGCCCGCGTGGAGCGGGCTGGGAACGAGCTCCGCGTTCGGCGTCGGCCTTGTTGGGGCGCTGGGCGGGCTCGATGGGCGGCTACTGTCTCGCAAGGACCTCGCCATCGAGGCCATCCGACTCGAGCGACATGTGCTCAAGGAGCCGGGTGGGTATCAGGACCAGGTCGCCGCGGCGTACGGCGGCTTCAACCACATCGAATTCGATCCGACAGGTGACTTCGTGGTCCATCCGATCGTTCTTCCGCCCGAGCGACTGAAGGCATTGCAACGGTCCTTGCTGCTCTGCTACATCCCGAAGGCGCGCCAAAGTGGACAGGTATCACCTGCGCGCAATTACGACCCGGAGGGGTACGATCATTTGCTGCGCTTCATCCACGATTCGGTGAAGTCGGCGCTGCGCATCATCTCGGCCGGGGAAATGAGAGATCTCGGCGACCTGTTGCACGAGACGTGGCTACGCAAGCGCGAGTTCCCTGGAACCACGAACGAGATGATCGACGAGGCGTACAACGCTGCGCGCGATGCCGGGGCGACGGGCGGCAAGATCCTGGGGGCGGGGGCCGGCGGATTCATGATCCTGGTCTGCCCCGAGGAGATGCAGCGCGCGGTCCGCGAGCGGCTCGCCGACCTGCTGTTCGTGCCTTTTTCTTTCGAGCGCACGGGTATGCAGGTCATCCACTACCAGCCCGGGACCCCTCAATGA
- a CDS encoding NAD-dependent epimerase/dehydratase family protein — protein sequence MTESPILVTGGTGLVGRNLVERLRADGHQVVATGSEWDLREAQVARELLQEIRPRILFHLAARVGGIFANSTQKPGFYRDNVLINTHVLDAAVDAGVEYVFAMGTGCAYPKRLEGELLREEEYLDGIPEETNDAYAYAKRGMLVHLEALKEHGALDYCYCLPANLYGPHDNFHLEHSHVVPALVRRFVEATESGALEVAIWGDGTAMRDFLYVEDCVDAMIRLLDERFSGPVNVASGEQTTVRALAETITEAAGYTGEITYDTTKPAGQRERVFDVQKIGSTGWSAAHTLETGISRTIDWFRSHRGDFRER from the coding sequence ATGACCGAGTCGCCGATCCTCGTCACAGGCGGTACCGGACTCGTCGGGCGGAACCTCGTCGAGCGTTTACGGGCCGACGGCCACCAGGTCGTCGCGACAGGGAGCGAGTGGGATCTGCGTGAGGCACAGGTGGCACGTGAGCTACTGCAGGAGATCCGCCCCAGGATCCTCTTTCACCTCGCGGCGCGCGTAGGCGGTATCTTTGCCAACTCGACGCAAAAGCCGGGATTCTATAGGGACAACGTGCTGATCAACACGCACGTGCTCGACGCTGCCGTCGATGCGGGCGTCGAGTATGTGTTCGCTATGGGCACGGGGTGTGCGTACCCCAAGCGCCTGGAGGGAGAGCTTCTTCGGGAAGAGGAGTACCTCGACGGCATCCCGGAGGAAACGAACGATGCGTACGCGTACGCGAAGCGCGGCATGCTCGTTCACCTCGAGGCGCTGAAGGAGCACGGCGCCCTCGACTATTGCTACTGCCTCCCGGCGAACCTGTACGGGCCGCACGACAACTTCCACCTGGAGCACTCGCACGTGGTGCCGGCGCTCGTCCGGCGCTTCGTCGAGGCGACCGAGAGCGGAGCGCTGGAGGTAGCGATCTGGGGCGACGGCACGGCGATGCGCGATTTCCTCTACGTCGAGGACTGCGTCGACGCGATGATCCGCCTTCTGGACGAACGCTTTTCAGGGCCGGTCAATGTCGCGTCGGGCGAACAGACGACGGTTCGCGCGCTGGCTGAGACGATCACGGAGGCCGCGGGGTACACGGGGGAGATCACGTACGACACCACAAAGCCGGCGGGCCAGCGGGAGAGGGTCTTCGACGTCCAGAAGATCGGCTCGACGGGTTGGAGCGCCGCGCACACTCTCGAGACCGGCATCAGCCGAACCATCGACTGGTTTCGCTCGCACCGCGGAGATTTCAGAGAGCGATGA
- a CDS encoding nucleotidyltransferase family protein → MTEAIRQAVVLAGGLGTRLGELTEKQPKSLLPVGGRPFLEWLLDNLARQGVTNIVLAIGHQADSFSEWLARLESPLEIETFIESEPLGTGGALPLLRERLDQSFFVLNGDTLFDASLPRVGKTLLDSGKLGAVALRRVPDTARYGRVRLDGSNVVGFAEKSAQNNESGAGLINGGIYALRREAIDRLGTPSSIETELLPALVAEGALSGVVDEGFFIDIGLPETYERAQTSVPEWWQGRSE, encoded by the coding sequence GTGACGGAAGCGATCCGGCAGGCCGTCGTACTTGCCGGGGGACTCGGAACCCGCCTCGGGGAGTTGACCGAGAAGCAGCCGAAGTCACTGCTGCCCGTGGGGGGGCGACCGTTTCTCGAGTGGCTGCTCGACAACCTTGCGCGCCAGGGAGTGACCAACATCGTCCTCGCCATCGGCCATCAGGCAGACTCGTTCTCGGAGTGGTTGGCGCGACTCGAGTCGCCGCTGGAGATAGAGACGTTCATCGAGAGCGAGCCACTGGGGACGGGTGGCGCATTGCCGCTTCTGCGCGAGCGGCTCGACCAGAGCTTCTTCGTGCTCAACGGCGACACGCTGTTCGACGCTTCTCTGCCCCGGGTCGGAAAGACTCTGCTCGACTCAGGGAAGCTCGGAGCCGTCGCACTCCGGAGGGTGCCGGACACGGCGCGATACGGACGCGTCAGGCTGGACGGAAGCAACGTCGTCGGATTCGCTGAGAAGAGCGCCCAGAACAACGAAAGCGGAGCGGGGCTCATCAACGGCGGCATCTACGCATTGCGCCGGGAAGCGATCGATCGGCTGGGGACGCCGTCGTCCATCGAGACCGAGCTCCTGCCGGCGCTGGTGGCGGAGGGTGCCCTGAGCGGCGTCGTCGACGAGGGCTTCTTCATCGACATCGGTCTGCCCGAGACGTATGAACGGGCTCAGACGAGCGTGCCCGAGTGGTGGCAGGGCCGCAGCGAGTAG